From one Octopus bimaculoides isolate UCB-OBI-ISO-001 chromosome 1, ASM119413v2, whole genome shotgun sequence genomic stretch:
- the LOC106873276 gene encoding S-adenosylmethionine mitochondrial carrier protein encodes MNSNYSTIISLLAGGAAGTSVDVLLFPLDTMRTRLQSQRGFQASGGFRGIYSGLGSAVIGSAPQASLFFLTYEFTKTVISTTFEPKIASISYMIAASAGEVMACLIRVPVEVVKQRTQTSSNMSSLKIFQQTLQAEGIRGLYRGYGSTVSREIPFSFIQFPLWEFFKRFWSEKQQEPVKPWQSSVCGALAGGIAAGTTTPLDVAKTRIMLAKKDSSLASGKIIGALKLIYREKGFFGLYSGIVPRVMWISAGGAIFLGIYDEVKHLLSLVLH; translated from the exons ATGAATTCCAATTATTCTACAATTATTAGTTTGTTG gctggtggtgctgctggaaCATCTGTAGACGTTCTGCTTTTTCCTCTTGACACCATGCGGACTCGTTTGCAAAGCCAACGTGGATTTCAGGCATCAGGTGGTTTCCGAGGAATTTACTCTGGGCTTGGCTCTGCTGTTATTGGATCTGCTccccaag CATCTTTGTTTTTTCTCACATATGAATTCACTAAAACAGTCATCTCAACGACATTTGAGCCAAAAATAGCATCAATAAGTTACATGATAGCTGCATCTGCAGGAGAAGTg ATGGCTTGTTTGATCCGAGTACCTGTCGAGGTAGTCAAACAGAGAACTCAGACGTCATCAAACATGTCTTCTCTGAAGATTTTCCAGCAAACCTTACAGGCAGAA GGTATCAGAGGACTTTATCGAGGTTATGGAAGCACTGTTTCCAGAGAAATTCCATTCTCTTTCATCCAATTTCCACTTTGGGAATTTTTTAAG AGATTTTGGAGTGAGAAACAACAAGAGCCTGTGAAACCTTGGCAATCATCAGTTTGTGGTGCTCTGGCTG GAGGAATTGCTGCAGGGACAACCACTCCATTAGATGTAGCTAAAACAAGGATCATGTTGGCAAAg AAAGACTCATCTCTTGCTTCTGGGAAGATTATCGGTGCTTTGAAACTCATTTACCGTGAAAAGGGATTTTTTGG CCTTTATTCTGGAATTGTGCCCCGTGTCATGTGGATTTCTGCTGGCGGTGCTATTTTTCTGGGAATTTATGATGAAGTTAAACATCTACTATCATTGGTTTTACAttaa